The Chitinophaga parva genomic sequence TCACTGCTGGTAAAAGGCACCGGCATTATAGACCTGTTAGGAGGCCTGGGCCTGGTGCTGCCGGCGGCCCTGCGCGTGAAGCCACTACTCACGCCCCTGGCGGCACTGGGCCTGGTGTTGTTGATGGTTTGCGCAATAGTGTTTCATGTGATGAGGGGGGAGGCACACCTGACCGGATTTAATATTGTCGTGGTATTGCTCTGTATTTTTGTGGCCTGGGGCCGGTATAAAAGGGCGCCGGTAAGCCCGCGTTAAAATCGGCTACAACAATCGTAGATCAGGCTACGTGCGGGCGTTTTGATTGGCGGACTTTTGTAATACCAAACTAAAATGGTATTTATGAAAGTAATAGTAACAGGTTCTTTGGGCAATGTAGCCAAACCCCTGGTGCAGACACTGGCGCAGCAGGGGCATGATGTAACTGTGATCAGCAGCAGCCCGGATAAGCAGGCGGCCATTGAAGCGATTGGCGCCAGCGCGGCCATTGGCGTTGTAAATGACGTGGCTTTCCTGGAGAAAACGTTCCAGGGTGCGGAAGCAGTGTTTGCCATGATACCGCCCAACCATGCTACCCACGACCTGCGCGCCTACTACCGTGATGTGGCAGGCAATTATGCACAGGCAACCCGCAAGGCAGGTGTAAAACACATCGTTCACCTGAGCAGTTATGGCGCCCACCTGGACCATGGCACAGGCATTATCCTGGGAGCGCACGATGCTGAGCAAATACTCAACACACTGAACGATATAACGGTTACGCACCTACGTCCCGGCTATTTTGCCACGAACCTCTTTGCCTATGTGGGCATGATCAAAAGTGCTGGTTTCATGGCTTCTAATCATGGGGATAATGACCGCATCCTGCTGGTGCACCCGCGCGATATCGCCGCTGCCGCCGCCGCTGCATTCAATAACAGGGTACCCGGCCGCAGCATCCGTTACGTGGTAAGTGAAGAGCACACCTGCCAGGAAATTGCGCAGGCATTAGGCGCCGCCATTGGCAAGCCGGATCTTACCTGGAAAACCTTCCCGGACGAGCAGGTGCTGCAAAGCCTGCTGGGCGCTGGTTTGCCGGAGCATTTTGCGGTAAACCTCGTTGAGCTGGGCAGTGCCATCCACACTGGCCTGCTGGAGGAAGACTATATCCATCACAAGCCCTTCGTGGGAACAACCACGCTGGCGGATGTGGCAAAGGAATTTGCAGCGGTGTACCATCAATAAACGATACCGTGCCCACCGGGAAGACCACGCTGGCGGATGTGGCAAAGGAATTTGCACCAGTGTATGTTTCAAAACTTCTTCCGCATTCATTATAAAGGCCTGCATCTGTGCAGGCCTTTTTTATTGCCACCTAATTTAACCACCAGCTAAACCCTACATTTTTTTCCAAAAAACTTCCACAAAAAATTTTGCGCATCCGATTGGTTGCTTATATTTGCAACTGAACGGTTGCGTAAATTATACAGTTATGAGACGAGATATATTCCAGGCCATTGCAGACCCCACGCGGCGCGCCATCCTGGCCCTGCTGGCCCTGCAGGCCATGACGCCCAACGGGCTGGCAGAACATTTCCAGACCACCCGCCAGGCCGTGTCTAAACACCTGCAGATCCTGGCAGAATGTGAAGTAGTGACCTCCCAGCAGCAAGGCCGGGAAGTGTATTACCACCTGGAAGCAAAGAAAATGGAGGAGATCGATAAATGGCTAGAGCAGTTCCGGAAACTATGGGAGAACCGCTTTGAACAACTGGATCAAGTATTGTTGAACCTGAAAAATAAAAAACGATGAACAAAGCCATTCTATTCAATTTTATTGTTGACAAGGAGCACAACAAGATCAAAGTGGACCGCTCTTTTGATGCCCCGGCAGACCTGGTATGGGCCGCGTGGACAGAGGCGGACATCCTGGACCAATGGTGGGCGCCCAAGCCTTATAAAAATGAAACCAAGTCCATGGACTTCCGCGTGGGTGGCCGCTGGCTGTACTGCATGCTGAGCCCCAAGGGCGAAAGACACTGGTGCCTGTTCAATTATGAAAGCATTACACCCGGAAAACATTACGCCGGCAATGATGCCTTCTGCGACGAGAACGGCGTGGCCAATGACGACAAACCCCGCGTAAGATGGAGTAACAGTTTTAAATCGGAAGGTGATAGTACCGTGGTGAATGTGGAGATGGATTTTGAATCGCTCCAGGACCTGGAAGCCATTATCAGCATGGGTTTCCGCGAAGGCTTTACCATGGGCATGGAAAACCTGGACGAATACATCAAGGCACAGTTTTACCTGCGCAAACAAAAGAAGCCCAACAACCAACCCCGCGTATCCAGCTATGTAAACTTCCCGGGCAATACGGAAGAGGCCTTCAACTTCTATCGCTCCGTATTCAAAACTGAATTTGTAAATGGTATACAACGTTTTGATGAAGCGCCTTCCGATCCGCAGCATCCGCTGTCTGACGCATTGAAGAAAATGATACTTCACGTGGAGCTGCCCCTGCTGGATGGGCACGTGCTCATGGGTACGGATGCACCCGGGGAAATGGGCTTTACAGTAACCCAGGGCAATAACATGCATATTAACCTGGAGCCTGCATCCCGCGAAGAAGCAGATCGTATTTTTAATGCATTGTCTGCCGGGGGCAATATCTCCATGCCACTGCAGGATATGTTCTGGGGCGCTTACTTTGGCAGCTTCACGGATAAATTCGGGATCAACTGGATGGTGAATTACCAGCCGGTGGCTTAGGTGCAATGCAATCTCCTGCTAAAGAAGGCGCGCATTTATTGCGGGCCTTTTTTATTAAATGCCGGCAGCACAAATTTTGCGATCAGTTCATCTGCCGGTGATTTGGAATTAAAATTTGCGCCGGTGGTCACCACTACCAGGTCCAGGCTGCGGAATACGTAGATCTTCTGGCCACCATTGCCCTGGGCTGCAAAGCTGTAATAGCGCGTGTTCCCCGCGTCCAGGTACTTGAGCCACCAGAAGTAACCATACGGTATATTTTGCACAACGGAGTGCGGGGCGGTGGATTCCCTGACCCAAGCTGCCGGTAGGAGCTGCTTACCTTTCCTCCGCCCGTTTTGCAAAAACAGTTGCCCGAACTTGGCCATGTCCCTGGGCGTCAGGAATACCTGGCAGTAGTTATTTTCATTGGATGGGTCCGGGCGGAAATCCCACCGGAAGTCCTGGATCTGTAAGGGCGCAAAAAGATTTTTAGCGGCATAGGTGGACAAAGGCATGCCTGCTTTTTGCTGGATGATATAACCCACAGTAATAGGATTGCCGGAGTTGTGACGGCCCACGGTGCCCGGTGTGTCAACCCACCTGTTGATTGCCATTGTTCAGGAACACATCTTTTGCGGCCGGCCGCAGTGGGTACTTGGCTTTGCCCAGGATGGCGTACAGCAGCGTGTCCCACGGCGATGCGGCAATATCCAGCGTGCTGCCACCAGCTGCCTCATAACGGCCTTTAAAATCCTTTAGCTGCGCATACGTAGTGTGGTAGCGGCTTTGGGCGAAAAGCGGCGCTGCCGGCAAAAGGGTGAGCACCAGTGTGAAAAGTATTTTATGCAGCATGATGGGCGGGATGTTTAACGGTGTAGGAAAAATAGGTATTTTAATGTTATTTACGCAATCCGTGATACGATTTGCACATTTCTTCCTTCCTGCACCGCTTCCGCTTTATTTTTAACGCTATGACGAGGACGCGCATCATTCTGTTTGCTTTACTGCTGACCACCGGCAGCGCCGGTGCACAAACCTATAAGAATGCCAAAGCGCCGGTACCCGCCAGGGTAAAGGACCTGCTGCAACGCATGACCCTGGAGGAAAAGGTAGGACAGCTCAATACTCTGCTGGGTTGGGAAATGTATGAAAAGCATGGCGATGCAGTAACAGTGAGTGAAGCATTCAGGCAGATAGAGACCAAGCGTTACATCGGCAGCTTCTGGGCTACCCTGCGTGCAGACCCGTGGACGAAGAAGACCCTGGAAACAGGCCTGTCGCCCCGCCAGTCTGCCATGGCCACCAACGCATTGCAACGTTACATGATGGAACATAGCCGCCTGGGCATCCCGTTGCTGCTGGCGGAGGAATGCCCGCATGGGCACATGGCCATTGGCACTACGGTGTTTCCTACATCCATTGGTCAGGCCAGCACCTGGGATACGGCGCTCATACATGACATGGCCAGTACCATTGCAGCAGAGGCGCGCGCACAGGGTGCCCACATTGGTTACGGGCCGGTGCTGGACCTGGTGCGGGAGCCCCGCTGGTCGCGCGTGGAGGAAACCTACGGGGAAGATCCATACCTGATCGGCCAGATGGGGGTGGCCATGGTAAAGGGTTTCCAGGGTACGGGCATTAACAGCGGTCACAATGTGATCTCCACCCTCAAACACTTCACCGCTTACGGCTCGCCGGAAGGAGGCCACAATGGCGGCATTGCGCTTACCGGCCCGCGTGACCTGCAGATGTCATACCTCCCTCCATTCCGCGCAGCGGTAAAAGCCGGTGCCCTGTCTGTCATGGCGTCTTACAATGCTATTGATGGCATTCCCTGCAGCAGCAACGGCTATTTGCTCAAAGATGTGCTGGTAAAGGACTGGGGCTTCAAAGGCTTTACAGTATCCGACCTGGGCGGTATTCCCGGGGTAAGGTCCAACCACCACGTGGCGCCGGATCTGGAAACTGCCGCTGCCTTGAGCATCAATGCCGGCCTGGATGCAGACCTGGGCGGGGAAGCATATGGAGATGCCCTGATAAAAGCGGTAAAGGATAAGCGTGTATCCATGACCGTTATAGACAGCGCTGTAGCCCACGTGCTGCGGCTCAAGTTTGAAATGGGCCTGTTTGAACATCCTTATGTAGATACTGCCGCCGTGGAGCAGATCGTGGGAACAGCCGCCAGCCGGGCATTGGCGCGCAGGGTAGCCCTGGAGTCCATTGTGCTGCTGAAGAATGACAACCAGTTGCTGCCCCTGTCCAAATCCATCCGCCACCTGGCGGTGATAGGCCCCAATGCAGACAATATTTACAACCAGTTGGGCGATTACACCGCACCCCAGCCGGACGATAAGGTCGTGACCGTACTGGAAGGCATTAAAGCGAAGATAAACGGGGAAGTCACTTACGTAAAAGGCTGTGCCATCCGTGACACTACCACGGGCAACATAGATGCGGCAGTAGCTGCCGCAAACAATGCTGACGCAGTAGTGCTGGTGCTGGGTGGTTCCAGTGCCCGTGATTTCAAAACATCGTACCAGGCCACCGGCGCTGCGGAAGTGAATGCAAACGCCGTAAGCGATATGGAAAGCGGGGAGGGGTACGACCGCGTCAGCCTGGACCTGATGGGCCTACAAAATAAACTGATGGAAAGCCTGGTGGCTACCGGCAAACCGGTGATCCTGGTGCTGATAGAAGGACGCCCGCTGAACATTAACTGGGCCGCGGCGCATGTACCGGCCATCCTCAATGCCTGGTATCCCGGCCAGGAAGGGGGCAATGCCATTGCAGACGTGCTTTTCGGGGACTACAATCCCGCCGGCCGCCTGCCCATTTCCATCCCGCGCTCCGTGGGCCAGCTACCGGTATATTACAATTACAAAAGCGCCTCCCGTCACGACTACGTGGAAATGGATGCCAGGCCATTGTATGCCTTTGGCTACGGTCTTAGCTATACGAAATTTACTTACAGTGACCTGCGCACCACGGTAAAGGGCAAGAACGTGGAGATAACGTACACACTGAAAAACACAGGCAGCGTAGCCGGTGATGAGGTAACGCAACTTTACCTGCAAGATGATTACAGCTCCGTGGTAACACCCGTGCAGCAGCTCAAAAGGTTCCGGCGCATTCGCCTGCAGCCTGGTGAGCAGCAGGAGATCCGCTTTACTTTAACCCCGGAAGACCTGCAGCTGCTCAATGCACAAATGCAATGGGTAGTGGAACCGGGCAGCTTTACCGTGATGGTGGGCGGCGCCAGCGATGCGATACAACTGAAGGGCAGTTTTACGTTGTGATCTTGCCCCGCGTGGTCATGGCGGGTATAAAATAATTTCATCCGCGCCTGCTTTCCCTGTAATTTTAGGCGATTGATCAAGGTGGAAGTTATGTACACGAAGCAGGAAATTTCCCGGCAGAAACAGGCCTTCTGGACGGCTTTTGGAAAATATATGAAACCCATTCTCTCCGCGGATGGGGAAATGATAAGCTGGTCGAACTACAAGACCCGGGTGCCCGGCATCAGCTTTAAACTGGATGCAGACCATAAAACCGCCAGTGTCATAGTAGAGATCTCCGCCACAGATGCGGGTTTGCAGCAGCGCCTGTATCAGCACCTCCTGGGCCAGCGCCCCATCCTGGTGGAAGCCCTGGGCGGGGAAGACTGGCAATGGCAGCCTCGAACCATGGATGAATACGGGCGCCCCGTAAGCCGCGTGCGCAAAGACCTGCCGGGCGTGTCTGTGATGCGCACGGAAGACTGGCCGGCCATCATTTCCTTTTTTAAACCCCGGATCATAGGGCTGGATGAATATTGGAGCATGGCCAGGTTCAGTTTCCAGTCAATGTTATAACCGCTGTATTTTTTCTATATTCGTTGGTATCAGAAGCTAAAAATTATGAAAAGATTTTCCGTCCTTATTCTGCTGCTTGTTTCCTTTGCCGGCTATGCCCAGAATACGATCAACAACTACAAATATGTGCTGGTGCCGGAGCGCTTTGGTTTTTCCAAAGAGCCGGACCAATACGGCCTGAACACCCAATCCCTGGCCTTGCTGGGCAAGAAAGGTTTTACGGCTTACAGTGACAATGGTAACCTGCCCCAGGAAATTGCGGGCAACCGCTGCCAGGCACTCACCGCAGACGTGGTGCAGAAAAAGGGCATGTTTGTGACCAACCTTACCCTTCTTCTCAAAGATTGCCAGGGTAATATCGTGTTCAAAGGTAAAGAAGGTAAAAGCTGGGAAAAAGAATACGTAGTAGCCTTTAACCAGGCGCTGGCCGAGGCTTTCAAGTCGCTGGACGAAACGCCCTACAGCTATGTGGGGCCTTCCGGTACACCTGCCCCGCAGACGGTAGCCGCAACCACCCAGGCTGCAACAGCATCCGTGCAAGCCGCACCTGCGGCAGCACAACCTGCGGCTGCTATGGTAGCGGCGGGTGCTCCCGCTGCAACAGCAGCAGCCAGTACACCGGCAGCTGCCAATGCAGGCAGCGTGCTATATGCGCAGGCCACTGCCACCGGTTTCCAGCTGATCGATACGTCTCCGAAGATCGTACTCACGTTACTGAAAACCTCGCAGCCGGACCTGTTCATTGCAGACGGCAATGGCGCACATGGCATCGTGCTGAAAACCGGTGGCAACTGGTACTTTGAATCTTACAAAGAAGGCCAGTACACCAAAGAACCCTTGCAGATCAAATTCTAAATAGCACATCAGTTGGGGGTACCGCTGCGGAAGAACCAGGAAGCTGGTACCGGCTGCGGCTTACCCCCATCCTGGCTATACAACAGTTGCAGGTCGGCCCCGCCACCTATGTTCATATAATCCAGTACAAACGGGTGTAACCCCCCGCCCAGGGCTATCTGCCCACTTTTTTCCTCTGCGGAATGCCCGCCATCATTATCCACCACTACACGGTCTGCGATCTTCAGCACACTGCCGTCATCAGACAAAAGGAAAAAGCTGTAAATGCCGGTGGCAGGCACTTTCAGGTAACCGTGGAACAGTAATGCATAAGACTCCGGCATGCCGGCTGGCAGTGCCACGTTTGTGAGCACCATGGTGGTATCTGCATTTCCTTTTATCAACTTGGTGGTGTTGAACGCGCCCGGTATGCGCTGCACCTGGAGGCCGGGCTGCAGTTGGGCGAATGTAGCCACCGGCGCGGCATAGGCCTGTTGTTCAAACGTGATGGTCTTAATATCACCCCGGCGGCCTTTTGGGGTGAATGCGGCCACGCGTACCGTGCGGTTACTGTTGATCCGCAAAGGTTTGGTGAGGGCTGGGGAAGATGCGGTAGGAAAGCCCTGTTCTGTATACCGCAGCGTAAGTTGTGGTGCGGGTGAGGCAAGAAAGAAGGTGGCAGTATCTACAAACACCCGGTGCTCACTGGCCTCTGGCAGGTCTTGCAGGCGGTAATGCACGCCCATGTTCTCCAGGCGGGGATAGTGCGCTTCCAGGCGTTGCAGGTAAGACGCATACAGGTCTTTGCGGCTCCAGGCAGATTCTGCAAGGGCGGTCATGCGCGGCATCAGCAGGTAGTCTGCCCTGTTTTCCGTGGGTACCCTTTCCGTCCACAGGTTGGCCTGCAGGCCCATGATCTGCCGCTGCTGCGTGGCATTCATGTGGTAAATGGTATCATTCGGATCGTAGTGGTACACCGCGCTCAGGCTATATCTGTCTGGCAGGGCGTCAAAATAAAGCGGCCCATCCGCGGTCATTACCAGCTTGTTGCCATTGCTGGCGGCTTTCAGCGGCGCCATCCTGGCCCAGGTGCGCCAGAACATTACGGTGGCGGTGCTGTCTATACCACCTTCCACGATCTCGTCCCAGCCCAGGAGGGTCTTGCCTTTTTCATGGAACAAGGTCTCCATCTGGTCAATGAACCAGGATTGCAGTTGGGCCGTGTTGGTAAGTCCATGCGTTTTCATGAACTGCTGGCACAGTGCAGACTTTTCCCATTCGCTCCTTTCCACTTCGTCTCCGCCAATGTGGATGTACTTGGAGGGAAAGAGGGCGGCAACTTCGGCAAACACATTGCGGGCAAAGGCCAGCACCGTGTCTTTGCAGGGGCAGATGGGCGTGGAGAAGCTCTCCCGCCAGTCCCTGGCCTGGCCGCTGCAGGTAAGTTCGGGGTACTGGAGAATGGCGGCCATCATGTGGCCGGGCATGTCTATTTCAGGGATCACCTCAATATGGCGGGCGGCGGCGTATTGAATGAAAGCTTTCATTTCTGCCTGGGTATAGTAGCCGCCATACTGCGTATGTCCGTTCACGTGACGCAGGTGGCTGGGATCTATTTCCAGGTCGGGGTTGCCGGTTTGCGCAGCCAGTTTCATGCAGGCAGAGTCCTGGTCGTTGAACGTACGCCAGCCGCTCAACGTGGTCAGTTTGGGGTATTTTTTTATTTCAATGCGCCAGCCCTGGTCGTCTGTGAGGTGGAGGTGCAGCTTGTTGAATTTATACAAAGCCATCATGTCCACGAAGCGCCGCAGGTAGCGCATGGAAAAGAAGTGGCGGGATACGTCCAGCATCATGCCACGCCAGGCGTACACCGGCTGGTCCCGGATGTGGGCGGCGGGCAGGGGAATGTCTTTCCCATGGCCGTTTTCCACGGATGCAGGCATCAGCTGTCGCAGGGTCTGCACTGCGTAGAACATGCCGGCTGCCTGGTGGGCGGAGAGGGTGATGCGTTTTTCACTTACGGTTACCTGGTAGCTTTCCGGTGCGGTGAGGGCGGCATCGTCCTGCAGCACAATATCTGTGGCAGTGGTGCTGGCGCCGGCGCTGGTAATGGGTGCCGCGGTGGGGCCCAGGTATTTGCGCAGCAACTGCTGCAGGGCGCGGGCTTCGCCGGTGAAGGTACCTGCGGGAACAATAATACGGGAATGTGCATCTACGTGGGCCGTACCGCTGGCAGCTTCCAGGCTGGAGGGCCAGGGAATGAGCGGATAACGGGGGTGGTTGTTAGTAGTAATAGATTGGGCGCTGGTGCCGGCACCTGTGGCCAGCAGCATCAGCAGCAATAAATTTTTCCTCATGTGTGGTTGAAATTTCCTAAGCTTGGTCCATTGGACGTAAGATAACAGAAAATAAACACTATTTTATTATATTGTGGTGCAACCACCGTATATGTTTTACGTATACGTTTATTACTATCAAACGCACACCAAACAATGAGTGTGGATACGGATTTCGTCGGGAAAGTAACATTTACAAGGTTATACGCGGCACATTTTCAAACCTTTGCCTTGCTGGCCATGCAATATGTAAAAGATATGCGTGTGGCGGAAGATATTGTACAGGATACATTCCTGAAATACTGGGAAGCCCCGTTCACCCTGGAAAATCCGCAGGCGTTGAAAACCTACTTTGGCCGTATCAT encodes the following:
- a CDS encoding DoxX family protein — protein: MTMTSPLKTLHIALWVVQVVLAATFAWAAVMKLSTPIPQLAVMWPWVGQVSSLLVKGTGIIDLLGGLGLVLPAALRVKPLLTPLAALGLVLLMVCAIVFHVMRGEAHLTGFNIVVVLLCIFVAWGRYKRAPVSPR
- a CDS encoding NAD(P)H-binding protein, producing MKVIVTGSLGNVAKPLVQTLAQQGHDVTVISSSPDKQAAIEAIGASAAIGVVNDVAFLEKTFQGAEAVFAMIPPNHATHDLRAYYRDVAGNYAQATRKAGVKHIVHLSSYGAHLDHGTGIILGAHDAEQILNTLNDITVTHLRPGYFATNLFAYVGMIKSAGFMASNHGDNDRILLVHPRDIAAAAAAAFNNRVPGRSIRYVVSEEHTCQEIAQALGAAIGKPDLTWKTFPDEQVLQSLLGAGLPEHFAVNLVELGSAIHTGLLEEDYIHHKPFVGTTTLADVAKEFAAVYHQ
- a CDS encoding ArsR/SmtB family transcription factor; protein product: MRRDIFQAIADPTRRAILALLALQAMTPNGLAEHFQTTRQAVSKHLQILAECEVVTSQQQGREVYYHLEAKKMEEIDKWLEQFRKLWENRFEQLDQVLLNLKNKKR
- a CDS encoding SRPBCC domain-containing protein; this translates as MNKAILFNFIVDKEHNKIKVDRSFDAPADLVWAAWTEADILDQWWAPKPYKNETKSMDFRVGGRWLYCMLSPKGERHWCLFNYESITPGKHYAGNDAFCDENGVANDDKPRVRWSNSFKSEGDSTVVNVEMDFESLQDLEAIISMGFREGFTMGMENLDEYIKAQFYLRKQKKPNNQPRVSSYVNFPGNTEEAFNFYRSVFKTEFVNGIQRFDEAPSDPQHPLSDALKKMILHVELPLLDGHVLMGTDAPGEMGFTVTQGNNMHINLEPASREEADRIFNALSAGGNISMPLQDMFWGAYFGSFTDKFGINWMVNYQPVA
- a CDS encoding serine hydrolase domain-containing protein, coding for MAINRWVDTPGTVGRHNSGNPITVGYIIQQKAGMPLSTYAAKNLFAPLQIQDFRWDFRPDPSNENNYCQVFLTPRDMAKFGQLFLQNGRRKGKQLLPAAWVRESTAPHSVVQNIPYGYFWWLKYLDAGNTRYYSFAAQGNGGQKIYVFRSLDLVVVTTGANFNSKSPADELIAKFVLPAFNKKGPQ
- a CDS encoding glycoside hydrolase family 3 N-terminal domain-containing protein — translated: MTRTRIILFALLLTTGSAGAQTYKNAKAPVPARVKDLLQRMTLEEKVGQLNTLLGWEMYEKHGDAVTVSEAFRQIETKRYIGSFWATLRADPWTKKTLETGLSPRQSAMATNALQRYMMEHSRLGIPLLLAEECPHGHMAIGTTVFPTSIGQASTWDTALIHDMASTIAAEARAQGAHIGYGPVLDLVREPRWSRVEETYGEDPYLIGQMGVAMVKGFQGTGINSGHNVISTLKHFTAYGSPEGGHNGGIALTGPRDLQMSYLPPFRAAVKAGALSVMASYNAIDGIPCSSNGYLLKDVLVKDWGFKGFTVSDLGGIPGVRSNHHVAPDLETAAALSINAGLDADLGGEAYGDALIKAVKDKRVSMTVIDSAVAHVLRLKFEMGLFEHPYVDTAAVEQIVGTAASRALARRVALESIVLLKNDNQLLPLSKSIRHLAVIGPNADNIYNQLGDYTAPQPDDKVVTVLEGIKAKINGEVTYVKGCAIRDTTTGNIDAAVAAANNADAVVLVLGGSSARDFKTSYQATGAAEVNANAVSDMESGEGYDRVSLDLMGLQNKLMESLVATGKPVILVLIEGRPLNINWAAAHVPAILNAWYPGQEGGNAIADVLFGDYNPAGRLPISIPRSVGQLPVYYNYKSASRHDYVEMDARPLYAFGYGLSYTKFTYSDLRTTVKGKNVEITYTLKNTGSVAGDEVTQLYLQDDYSSVVTPVQQLKRFRRIRLQPGEQQEIRFTLTPEDLQLLNAQMQWVVEPGSFTVMVGGASDAIQLKGSFTL
- a CDS encoding DUF4268 domain-containing protein, whose amino-acid sequence is MYTKQEISRQKQAFWTAFGKYMKPILSADGEMISWSNYKTRVPGISFKLDADHKTASVIVEISATDAGLQQRLYQHLLGQRPILVEALGGEDWQWQPRTMDEYGRPVSRVRKDLPGVSVMRTEDWPAIISFFKPRIIGLDEYWSMARFSFQSML
- a CDS encoding family 20 glycosylhydrolase, with protein sequence MRKNLLLLMLLATGAGTSAQSITTNNHPRYPLIPWPSSLEAASGTAHVDAHSRIIVPAGTFTGEARALQQLLRKYLGPTAAPITSAGASTTATDIVLQDDAALTAPESYQVTVSEKRITLSAHQAAGMFYAVQTLRQLMPASVENGHGKDIPLPAAHIRDQPVYAWRGMMLDVSRHFFSMRYLRRFVDMMALYKFNKLHLHLTDDQGWRIEIKKYPKLTTLSGWRTFNDQDSACMKLAAQTGNPDLEIDPSHLRHVNGHTQYGGYYTQAEMKAFIQYAAARHIEVIPEIDMPGHMMAAILQYPELTCSGQARDWRESFSTPICPCKDTVLAFARNVFAEVAALFPSKYIHIGGDEVERSEWEKSALCQQFMKTHGLTNTAQLQSWFIDQMETLFHEKGKTLLGWDEIVEGGIDSTATVMFWRTWARMAPLKAASNGNKLVMTADGPLYFDALPDRYSLSAVYHYDPNDTIYHMNATQQRQIMGLQANLWTERVPTENRADYLLMPRMTALAESAWSRKDLYASYLQRLEAHYPRLENMGVHYRLQDLPEASEHRVFVDTATFFLASPAPQLTLRYTEQGFPTASSPALTKPLRINSNRTVRVAAFTPKGRRGDIKTITFEQQAYAAPVATFAQLQPGLQVQRIPGAFNTTKLIKGNADTTMVLTNVALPAGMPESYALLFHGYLKVPATGIYSFFLLSDDGSVLKIADRVVVDNDGGHSAEEKSGQIALGGGLHPFVLDYMNIGGGADLQLLYSQDGGKPQPVPASWFFRSGTPN